A stretch of Electrophorus electricus isolate fEleEle1 chromosome 3, fEleEle1.pri, whole genome shotgun sequence DNA encodes these proteins:
- the cysltr3 gene encoding cysteinyl leukotriene receptor 2, whose translation MFTSTISPGIVSQTNLSCDNCTNFKCMAYTITYIIMFPVGFFSNLAALFVFLRHTPKKSANIVFMTNLAISDISFSLTLPFRITYYMKQCHWVFPNWMCRWCVFSFYMNLYTSVLFLMGLSVLRYIAVVHPIRNKTLVTVRRASVACLCIWVFVALMCIPFLLPGEYNKIRCFEPGNIKNWNQILHLNYMALVLGFLIPFSTILVCYGCIIRALFTSQKVQSSNRNQRLRSVYLIVLVLSTFLLCFLPYHVVRTVHLHVTVGMVQNSCSLKLQMLNVTVLTLCMASANSCLNPLLYYFAGERFRTAFRRASRRRTFSSENENSFRLSLQRKKQADRKKVNGLVSTPTSILAPKGELDHATQ comes from the coding sequence ATGTTTACCTCAACAATATCACCTGGGATTGTATCCCAAACCAACCTGTCATGTGATAATTGCACCAACTTCAAATGCATGGCCTACACCATCACATACATCATAATGTTTCCTGTGGGATTTTTCAGTAATCTGGCTGCACTATTTGTGTTCCTGCGACATACTCCTAAGAAGTCAGCCAACATTGTTTTCATGACCAACCTTGCCATATCCGACATTAGTTTCTCCTTAACATTGCCCTTTCGTATCACCTACTACATGAAACAATGTCACTGGGTCTTTCCAAACTGGATGTGTCGCTGGTGCGTGTTCTCTTTCTACATGAACCTCTACACCAGCGTGCTTTTTCTCATGGGGTTGAGTGTGCTGCGTTACATCGCTGTGGTGCACCCCATCCGCAACAAGACCCTCGTCACAGTGCGTAGGGCCAGTGTGGCATGCTTGTGCATCTGGGTGTTTGTAGCACTCATGTGCATTCCTTTCCTCTTGCCGGGGGAATACAACAAGATCCGTTGCTTTGAACCTGGAAACATTAAAAATTGGAATCAAATACTCCACCTCAATTACATGGCTCTGGTCTTGGGCTTCCTAATTCCTTTTTCCACCATCCTGGTATGCTACGGGTGCATCATCCGTGCACTATTCACCAGTCAGAAAGTACAGAGTTCCAATCGGAACCAGCGGCTGCGTTCTGTGTACCTGATTGTCCTGGTCCTCAGCACCTTCCTGCTTTGCTTCCTTCCATACCACGTGGTTCGCACGGTGCATCTGCACGTCACTGTGGGGATGGTGCAGAATAGCTGCTCACTGAAGCTGCAAATGTTGAATGTAACCGTGCTGACCCTATGCATGGCCTCAGCCAATAGCTGCCTGAACCCCCTGCTGTACTACTTCGCTGGGGAGAGATTCCGCACAGCCTTCAGAAGGGCCTCACGACGGAGGACATTCAGCTCCGAGAATGAGAACAGCTTCCGCTTATCTCTCCAGCGGAAGAAACAAGCAGACAGGAAGAAGGTGAACGGCCTTGTGTCGACTCCAACCAGCATCCTGGCCCCAAAAGGCGAGCTGGACCATGCCACTCAGTAA
- the gnb1b gene encoding guanine nucleotide binding protein (G protein), beta polypeptide 1b: MSELDQLRQEAEQLKNQIRDARKACADATLSQITANIDPVGRIQMRTRRTLRGHLAKIYAMHWGSDSRLLVSASQDGKLIIWDSYTTNKVHAIPLRSSWVMTCAYAPSGNYVACGGLDNICSIYSLKTREGNVRVSRELAGHTGYLSCCRFLDDNQIVTSSGDTTCALWDIETGQQTTTFAGHTGDVMSLSLAPDSRTFVSGACDASAKLWDVREGMCRQTFTGHESDINAICFFPNGNAFATGSDDATCRLFDLRADQELMVYSHDNIICGITSVAFSKSGRLLLAGYDDFNCNVWDSLKADRAGVLAGHDNRVSCLGVTDDGMAVATGSWDSFLKIWN; encoded by the exons ATGAGTGAACTGGACCAGTTACGCCAGGAGGCTGAGCAGCTCAAAAACCAGATCAGA GATGCAAGGAAAGCCTGTGCAGATGCCACACTATCACAg ATCACAGCAAACATCGACCCTGTTGGACGAATCCAGATGCGCACAAGGCGAACGCTGAGGGGACATCTGGCCAAAATCTATGCCATGCACTGGGGCTCAGACTCCAG GCTGTTGGTCAGTGCATCCCAGGATGGTAAACTCATCATCTGGGACAGCTATACCACAAATAAG GTCCACGCCATCCCTCTGCGCTCATCCTGGGTGATGACCTGTGCCTACGCCCCCTCAGGGAACTACGTGGCCTGCGGAGGCTTGGATAACATCTGCTCTATCTACAGCCTGAAGACTCGCGAGGGCAATGTTCGTGTCAGCCGTGAGCTGGCTGGACACACAG GTTACCTGTCCTGCTGCCGCTTCCTTGATGACAACCAGATTGTTACGAGTTCTGGCGACACCACTTG CGCTCTTTGGGACATAGAGACCGGTCAACAGACGACCACTTTTGCAGGCCACACTGGAGACGTGATGAGCCTGTCCCTGGCTCCAGATTCCAGGACCTTTGTGTCGGGGGCCTGCGACGCTTCGGCCAAATTGTGGGATGTGCGTGAGGGCATGTGCAGACAGACTTTCACTGGCCACGAGTCTGACATCAACGCCATCTGT TTCTTCCCTAACGGCAATGCGTTTGCCACCGGCTCGGATGATGCCACTTGCCGCCTGTTTGACCTGCGTGCCGACCAGGAGTTGATGGTATACTCCCATGACAATATCATCTGTGGCATCACCTCCGTGGCCTTCTCGAAGAGTGGCCGACTGCTGCTCGCTGGTTATGACGACTTCAACTGCAACGTGTGGGACAGCCTAAAAGCCGACCGTGCTG GTGTGTTGGCTGGCCATGACAACCGCGTGAGCTGTCTGGGGGTGACTGATGATGGCATGGCTGTGGCTACAGGGTCCTGGGACAGCTTCCTCAAGATCTGGAACTGA